A stretch of Gimesia chilikensis DNA encodes these proteins:
- a CDS encoding metallophosphoesterase family protein: protein MKIIDFSATHLKEIKYLNAGSRRSGFYEERLPIHHARVDALPVGLDAVVVTADLQGRERFQESPGGPPRLLGEALPLRLVQEVLPEVGIHDPSRVAVWLAGDFYTVPALDKRGGTGDVSAVWRAFGDEFAWVAGVAGNHDTYGENSKAQPRFPAHLHYLDGDFVELDGLRIGGIGGIIGNPERHQRRSEEDYLFALELLLEERIDILLLHDGPRGLNARQQGSARVRDLLSTRRNPLVVRGHAHWDQPLIEYENGTQVLNVDARTVILTH, encoded by the coding sequence ATGAAAATTATAGATTTTTCCGCAACACATCTCAAAGAAATTAAGTATCTCAACGCAGGTAGCCGCCGGAGCGGCTTCTATGAAGAACGTCTGCCGATTCATCATGCGCGGGTTGATGCGCTGCCTGTGGGATTGGATGCTGTCGTTGTCACCGCCGATCTGCAGGGCCGCGAGCGATTTCAGGAATCGCCCGGCGGTCCGCCGCGTCTGCTGGGAGAAGCACTCCCCCTGCGCCTGGTTCAGGAAGTCCTGCCTGAGGTCGGAATTCACGATCCTTCCCGTGTCGCGGTCTGGCTGGCGGGGGACTTCTATACCGTCCCCGCGCTCGACAAACGGGGCGGCACCGGCGATGTGAGCGCCGTCTGGCGGGCCTTTGGCGATGAATTTGCCTGGGTGGCAGGAGTGGCCGGCAACCATGACACCTATGGCGAAAACAGTAAAGCCCAACCCCGCTTTCCCGCACATCTGCATTACCTGGATGGTGATTTCGTTGAACTCGATGGACTCCGCATCGGAGGAATCGGCGGGATCATCGGCAATCCGGAACGCCATCAGCGACGCAGTGAAGAAGATTACCTGTTTGCCCTGGAACTGCTGCTGGAAGAACGGATCGACATCCTGCTGCTGCACGACGGCCCCCGCGGCCTGAATGCCCGGCAGCAGGGATCAGCCCGCGTGCGAGACCTGCTGAGTACGCGTCGCAATCCCCTGGTCGTCCGCGGGCATGCCCACTGGGATCAACCGTTAATCGAATATGAAAACGGAACCCAGGTACTTAACGTCGATGCGCGAACCGTAATTCTTACGCACTGA
- a CDS encoding DUF6896 domain-containing protein yields MQYAPEIIQRLQAASEVDEPLDDFIKEWIDRPWPLTPWASWTLFSLIRHRPRQEFVSQIVQHNLGIDQLDLAKRGYGAHPEGINSGPVPDLPDWEYNLHGRGCYIVHQETRIDIDVDFYDETADWYDLFFYQWYLKSLRQPELWEARVIELHPSFETVQYAFDELLEQGFLEQHSHYRASRLSFETGEILPLLESLTEKHAEPETMLRLAAVIGDWPLVERLLISGEIPPAVTAKARQITADREHFLANEFEQNENQSLALRALQENQSPDLDDFLKRTLQETNVLSIETALEIIAETGHPQWHPLVFDLLHKVDTATEPSQPGYWIQALEFLLRRNYRCEDIVDQLQFATTDSDQAAILALEFHPRYALDLFRKALRSPTPHTRTVAAAILALIDQSWCQRELLRILNESTDQGATVASRAALSVIGHRPSKTEVDNWEREHPLQLESEEYITIPESNLLDTPMFLKFEMDQWRDRVLPLRDIIPPGAE; encoded by the coding sequence ATGCAATACGCACCGGAAATTATTCAACGACTCCAGGCAGCTTCTGAGGTTGACGAACCGCTGGACGATTTCATCAAAGAGTGGATCGACCGGCCCTGGCCGCTCACTCCCTGGGCCAGTTGGACGCTGTTCTCACTAATCCGTCACCGTCCGCGACAGGAGTTCGTTTCACAGATCGTGCAGCACAACCTGGGTATCGACCAGCTGGATCTGGCCAAACGAGGCTATGGTGCCCACCCGGAGGGCATAAATAGTGGACCTGTGCCCGACTTGCCCGACTGGGAATATAACCTGCACGGTCGCGGTTGTTATATCGTGCATCAGGAAACGAGAATCGATATTGATGTCGACTTTTACGACGAAACCGCCGACTGGTATGATCTGTTTTTCTATCAATGGTACTTGAAATCATTGCGGCAGCCCGAACTCTGGGAAGCACGCGTCATCGAACTACATCCCTCCTTTGAAACGGTGCAGTATGCGTTTGACGAACTGCTGGAACAGGGATTCCTGGAGCAGCACTCCCACTACCGTGCCTCACGGCTCTCATTTGAGACCGGGGAGATTCTCCCCCTGCTGGAAAGTCTGACAGAGAAACACGCGGAGCCAGAGACCATGCTGCGTCTGGCCGCGGTGATTGGTGACTGGCCCCTGGTAGAGCGGCTGCTGATCTCTGGAGAAATTCCACCTGCAGTGACAGCGAAAGCCCGGCAGATCACTGCCGACCGGGAACACTTTCTGGCGAATGAATTCGAGCAGAACGAAAATCAGAGCCTGGCCTTGCGGGCACTGCAGGAGAACCAGAGCCCGGACCTGGATGACTTTTTGAAACGGACTTTACAGGAAACAAACGTCCTGTCGATAGAAACCGCCCTGGAGATCATCGCCGAAACAGGGCATCCCCAGTGGCATCCCCTGGTGTTTGATCTGCTGCACAAGGTCGACACAGCGACGGAACCCAGCCAGCCTGGCTACTGGATTCAGGCGCTGGAGTTCCTGCTACGTCGAAACTACCGCTGTGAGGACATCGTAGACCAACTGCAGTTTGCAACGACTGACTCTGATCAGGCAGCAATTCTGGCACTCGAATTTCACCCACGCTATGCACTCGATCTCTTTCGCAAAGCCCTGCGTTCCCCGACACCTCATACACGAACAGTTGCTGCCGCGATACTGGCGTTGATTGACCAGTCCTGGTGCCAGCGCGAACTACTCCGGATTCTAAACGAGTCCACCGATCAGGGAGCGACCGTAGCCTCTCGCGCCGCGCTGTCAGTGATCGGACATCGCCCGTCGAAAACAGAAGTCGACAACTGGGAACGTGAGCATCCGTTACAACTCGAAAGTGAAGAATACATCACGATCCCAGAATCCAACCTGCTCGATACACCGATGTTCCTTAAATTCGAAATGGATCAATGGCGTGACCGCGTGCTGCCGCTGCGTGACATCATCCCTCCCGGTGCGGAATAG